The Micropterus dolomieu isolate WLL.071019.BEF.003 ecotype Adirondacks linkage group LG20, ASM2129224v1, whole genome shotgun sequence genome has a segment encoding these proteins:
- the bcl2l10 gene encoding bcl-2-like protein 10 isoform X1 → MCREQSDIAGRKMSCGLWKETLALAEDYLFLCCNSPRPAPPPPSESATAMRRLAQDMEAQHQARFHSLAQTFLRQCGPDPCSSLRKVMEELVGDGHLNWGRVVSLFTFTGVLARQLLEQKGTKPGLDPGQGQEHGQESGNCRGLAETIADYLGEEKRDWMLENDGWEGFCKFSRSAREVSLDSSMKKALFAAAGVGLAGLTFLLVR, encoded by the exons ATGTGCAGAGAGCAGTCTGATATCGCTGGGAGG AAAATGTCGTGCGGGCTGTGGAAAGAGACCCTGGCCCTGGCAGAGGACTACCTGTTCCTGTGCTGCAACAGCCCCCGGCCAGCCCCTCCACCTCCCAGCGAGTCAGCCACTGCCATGAGGCGCCTGGCCCAGGACATGGAGGCGCAGCACCAGGCTCGCTTTCACTCCCTCGCGCAGACCTTCCTGAGGCAGTGCGGGCCGGACCCCTGCTCCAGCCTCAGGAAGGTGATGGAGGAGCTGGTGGGGGACGGACACTTGAACTGGGGGAGGGTTGTTTCCCTTTTCACCTTCACTGGGGTGCTGGCCAGACAGCTCCTGGAGCAGAAGGGCACGAAGCCGGGGCTGGACCCTGGGCAGGGGCAGGAACACGGACAGGAATCTGGAAACTGCAGGGGACTGGCAGAGACCATAGCTGATTACctgggagaggagaagagagactGGATGCTGGAGAATGATGGATGG GAGGGGTTCTGTAAGTTCTCCCGCAGTGCCAGAGAAGTGAGTCTGGATTCGTCCATGAAGAAAGCGCTGTTTGCAGCTGCTGGCGTTGGCCTCGCTGGACTCACCTTCCTCCTGGTGCGCTAG
- the bcl2l10 gene encoding bcl-2-like protein 10 isoform X2, which translates to MSCGLWKETLALAEDYLFLCCNSPRPAPPPPSESATAMRRLAQDMEAQHQARFHSLAQTFLRQCGPDPCSSLRKVMEELVGDGHLNWGRVVSLFTFTGVLARQLLEQKGTKPGLDPGQGQEHGQESGNCRGLAETIADYLGEEKRDWMLENDGWEGFCKFSRSAREVSLDSSMKKALFAAAGVGLAGLTFLLVR; encoded by the exons ATGTCGTGCGGGCTGTGGAAAGAGACCCTGGCCCTGGCAGAGGACTACCTGTTCCTGTGCTGCAACAGCCCCCGGCCAGCCCCTCCACCTCCCAGCGAGTCAGCCACTGCCATGAGGCGCCTGGCCCAGGACATGGAGGCGCAGCACCAGGCTCGCTTTCACTCCCTCGCGCAGACCTTCCTGAGGCAGTGCGGGCCGGACCCCTGCTCCAGCCTCAGGAAGGTGATGGAGGAGCTGGTGGGGGACGGACACTTGAACTGGGGGAGGGTTGTTTCCCTTTTCACCTTCACTGGGGTGCTGGCCAGACAGCTCCTGGAGCAGAAGGGCACGAAGCCGGGGCTGGACCCTGGGCAGGGGCAGGAACACGGACAGGAATCTGGAAACTGCAGGGGACTGGCAGAGACCATAGCTGATTACctgggagaggagaagagagactGGATGCTGGAGAATGATGGATGG GAGGGGTTCTGTAAGTTCTCCCGCAGTGCCAGAGAAGTGAGTCTGGATTCGTCCATGAAGAAAGCGCTGTTTGCAGCTGCTGGCGTTGGCCTCGCTGGACTCACCTTCCTCCTGGTGCGCTAG